From a region of the Mycobacterium intracellulare ATCC 13950 genome:
- a CDS encoding NAD(P)H-dependent flavin oxidoreductase, with the protein MEMLAQFGMSIPLVAAPMSGGPTTPAMVSAATRAGALGMLAAGYKTVEAVEAEIKALRAEGIPFGVNVFAPNPVPVDPRRYREYAAIIQAEADQFGLTLPSEPVEDNDSFDAKIELLLDDPVPMVSFTFGIPPRDVIAALQRAKSVVVQTVTTAEEAEQARDAGVDMLVVQAADAGGHSGTLSPSRPLTPVPIVDLVSQVVATVPLPVLATGGLATPAAVAEVIRAGAAAAAVGTVLLRATESGASTTHQAALADPAYTETVLTRAFTGRPARGLRNAFIDAHEAEAPPGYPAIHHLTSPLRKAAAAAGKPDYVHLWAGTGFRQATAEPATDILRRLASDL; encoded by the coding sequence ATGGAGATGTTGGCGCAGTTCGGGATGTCCATACCGCTGGTTGCGGCCCCCATGTCGGGCGGACCGACCACCCCGGCCATGGTGTCGGCCGCCACCCGTGCGGGGGCCCTGGGCATGCTGGCTGCCGGCTACAAGACCGTGGAGGCCGTCGAAGCCGAGATCAAAGCCCTTCGCGCCGAAGGGATCCCATTCGGCGTCAACGTGTTCGCGCCGAACCCGGTGCCGGTCGATCCGCGACGTTACCGGGAGTACGCGGCGATCATCCAGGCCGAGGCCGACCAGTTCGGCCTGACGCTGCCGTCCGAGCCCGTCGAGGACAACGACAGCTTCGACGCGAAGATCGAATTGCTGCTCGACGATCCGGTTCCGATGGTGTCGTTCACGTTCGGCATTCCGCCGCGCGACGTGATCGCGGCGCTGCAACGGGCCAAGAGCGTGGTGGTCCAGACGGTCACCACGGCCGAGGAGGCGGAGCAGGCACGCGACGCCGGCGTCGACATGCTCGTGGTGCAGGCGGCGGACGCCGGCGGCCATTCCGGCACCCTGTCGCCGTCGCGGCCGCTGACCCCGGTCCCGATCGTCGACCTCGTCAGCCAGGTCGTGGCGACGGTTCCCCTGCCGGTGCTGGCCACCGGCGGGCTCGCCACGCCGGCCGCGGTGGCCGAGGTGATCCGGGCGGGAGCGGCCGCGGCCGCCGTCGGGACGGTGCTGTTGCGCGCCACCGAAAGCGGCGCGTCGACCACTCATCAGGCGGCGCTGGCCGATCCCGCGTACACCGAGACCGTGCTGACCCGGGCCTTCACCGGCCGGCCGGCCCGGGGCCTGCGCAACGCGTTCATCGACGCCCACGAAGCCGAGGCGCCCCCGGGTTATCCCGCCATCCACCACCTGACCAGCCCGCTGCGCAAGGCGGCCGCCGCGGCGGGAAAGCCGGACTACGTACACCTGTGGGCGGGCACCGGTTTCCGGCAAGCCACCGCCGAGCCCGCGACCGACATTCTGCGCCGGCTGGCATCCGACCTGTGA
- a CDS encoding class I SAM-dependent methyltransferase — translation MTATDKVDFSSVAWGSVEWTNLVTLYLRACESRSKRPILGDTVAADAVDRISYDFKRMRRSTMPASNQYLVALRAKKFDDWCADFLSRHPDAVVLHLGCGLDGRAFRLDLPPSVSWFDVDQPSVIGLRRQLYDDTERYRMIGSSVTELRWLDDVPAGRPTLVVAEGLLMYLHEEEVRRLLQRLIDRFPGGEMHFDTLSALAPLLSKVFTRGIITWGIRDARRLAAWHPRLRFLEQTPALAGYEHIPSAAVRMIYALTWVIGGRGYDVLNRFEY, via the coding sequence ATGACCGCAACGGACAAAGTCGATTTCAGCTCGGTCGCCTGGGGATCGGTGGAATGGACGAATCTCGTCACACTGTATCTGCGCGCATGCGAAAGCCGTTCGAAGCGGCCGATTCTGGGCGACACGGTCGCCGCGGACGCGGTGGACCGGATCAGCTACGACTTCAAGCGCATGCGCCGGAGCACCATGCCCGCCTCGAACCAATACCTGGTCGCGCTGCGCGCCAAGAAGTTCGACGACTGGTGCGCCGATTTCCTCTCCCGCCATCCCGACGCCGTTGTCCTGCACCTGGGTTGCGGCCTTGACGGCAGGGCCTTCCGGCTCGACCTACCGCCGTCGGTTTCCTGGTTCGACGTCGACCAGCCCAGCGTCATCGGGCTGCGGCGGCAACTCTACGACGACACCGAGCGCTACCGGATGATCGGCTCGTCGGTGACCGAGCTGCGGTGGCTGGACGACGTCCCCGCCGGGCGTCCCACCCTGGTCGTCGCCGAGGGCCTGCTGATGTATCTGCACGAAGAGGAAGTCCGGCGGCTGCTGCAGCGCCTGATCGACCGATTCCCCGGCGGTGAAATGCATTTCGATACGCTGTCGGCCCTGGCCCCGTTGCTGTCCAAGGTCTTCACCAGGGGCATCATCACCTGGGGCATCCGCGACGCGCGCCGTCTTGCGGCCTGGCATCCCCGGCTGCGGTTCCTCGAGCAGACGCCCGCGCTGGCCGGCTACGAGCACATCCCGTCGGCCGCGGTGCGGATGATCTACGCGCTGACGTGGGTGATCGGCGGGCGCGGCTACGACGTGCTCAATCGTTTCGAGTACTGA
- a CDS encoding GbsR/MarR family transcriptional regulator yields MSPDEAEFVDRLGLFFELLGATRTMGRVYGWLLICDPPQQSLTALAAALSVSKASISTVARQLLEGGMVERLPSPNRQHLYRVTPGGFTSVLETQLSLMRLGIEPAEFALSVLDEDRAEQRQRVEDFRDFCEFCTRAYRDQLMEMWTEYRAKRKQR; encoded by the coding sequence ATGTCGCCGGACGAGGCCGAGTTCGTCGACCGCCTCGGGCTGTTCTTCGAGTTGCTGGGCGCCACCCGCACCATGGGCCGGGTCTACGGGTGGCTGCTGATCTGCGATCCGCCGCAGCAGTCGCTGACCGCGCTGGCCGCCGCGTTGTCCGTGAGCAAGGCGTCGATCAGCACCGTCGCCCGGCAACTGCTCGAAGGTGGCATGGTCGAGCGGTTGCCGAGCCCGAACCGCCAGCACCTCTACCGGGTCACGCCGGGCGGGTTCACCAGCGTGCTGGAAACCCAGCTGTCCCTGATGCGGCTGGGGATCGAACCCGCCGAATTCGCGCTGTCCGTGCTGGACGAGGACCGCGCCGAACAACGGCAACGCGTGGAGGACTTCCGCGATTTCTGCGAGTTCTGCACGCGGGCCTACCGCGACCAGCTCATGGAAATGTGGACCGAATACCGCGCGAAGAGGAAGCAGCGATGA
- a CDS encoding amidohydrolase family protein gives MKSIDELATDLNFTTAKTGTERSVTFLPDPPRARRRYTVISVDDHIVEPPDTFAGRLPRKFADRAPKVVDTDAGGQTWVYDGRELPNVGFNAVVGRPVAEYGFEPVRFDEMRRGAWDIHERVKDMDLNGIYASLNFPSFLPGFAGQRLQQVTTDRDLALACVRAWNDWHFDVWAGSYPDRIIPCQLPWLLDPELGAKMIYENADRGFHAVTFSENPAMLGLPSIHTDHWDPMMAACAETGTVVNLHIGSSGSSPSTTADAPPDVQGVLFFAYAISAAVDWLYSGLPSRFPDLKICLSEGGIGWVAGLLDRLDHMLSYHAMYGTWQALGERLTPAEVLVRNFWFCAVEDKSSFVQRDRIGVDNIMLEADYPHCDSTWPHTQQAIHEQIGDLPSDVIRKFSWENASRLYRHPVPAAVQRDPEAF, from the coding sequence GTGAAATCGATCGACGAGCTGGCCACCGACCTGAACTTCACCACGGCGAAGACCGGCACCGAACGTTCGGTCACCTTCCTGCCCGATCCGCCCCGGGCGCGACGCCGCTACACCGTCATCTCGGTCGACGACCACATCGTCGAACCCCCCGACACCTTCGCCGGCCGGCTGCCCCGAAAGTTCGCCGACCGTGCGCCCAAAGTCGTCGACACCGACGCCGGGGGCCAGACCTGGGTGTACGACGGCCGGGAACTGCCCAACGTCGGCTTCAACGCGGTGGTCGGGCGGCCGGTGGCGGAGTACGGCTTCGAACCCGTCCGATTCGACGAGATGCGCAGGGGCGCATGGGATATCCACGAGCGCGTCAAGGATATGGACCTCAACGGGATCTACGCCTCGCTCAACTTCCCCTCGTTTCTGCCCGGCTTCGCCGGACAGCGGCTGCAGCAGGTGACCACCGATCGCGACCTCGCGCTCGCCTGCGTTCGCGCCTGGAACGACTGGCATTTCGACGTCTGGGCGGGCTCGTATCCCGACCGCATCATTCCCTGCCAGTTGCCGTGGCTGCTCGACCCCGAGCTCGGCGCGAAGATGATCTACGAGAACGCCGACCGCGGCTTTCACGCCGTGACGTTCAGCGAGAATCCGGCGATGCTCGGCCTGCCGAGCATCCACACCGACCACTGGGATCCGATGATGGCCGCGTGCGCCGAGACCGGCACCGTGGTCAACCTGCACATCGGATCGTCCGGGTCGTCGCCGTCCACCACCGCGGACGCGCCGCCGGACGTGCAGGGCGTGCTGTTTTTCGCCTACGCCATCTCCGCGGCGGTCGACTGGTTGTACTCGGGGCTGCCCAGCAGGTTCCCCGACCTGAAGATCTGTCTGTCCGAAGGCGGAATCGGTTGGGTGGCAGGACTGCTCGACCGCCTCGACCACATGCTCAGCTATCACGCGATGTACGGCACCTGGCAAGCGCTCGGCGAGCGCCTGACCCCCGCGGAGGTGCTGGTCCGCAACTTCTGGTTCTGCGCGGTCGAGGACAAGTCGTCGTTCGTGCAGCGCGACCGGATCGGCGTCGACAACATCATGCTGGAAGCCGACTACCCGCATTGCGACTCGACGTGGCCGCACACCCAGCAGGCCATCCACGAACAGATCGGCGACCTGCCGTCCGACGTCATCCGGAAGTTCAGCTGGGAGAACGCATCCCGCCTGTATCGGCACCCGGTGCCCGCCGCCGTGCAGCGCGACCCCGAGGCGTTCTGA
- a CDS encoding class II aldolase/adducin family protein, whose amino-acid sequence MNAPDARRGGLEVWAPSVVPPIGVELSHEQALAIAFRHLAGIGFAENMAGHITWQLDGQTNMFVNPWGLWWQEVSASDICVVDADARVVRGRWDVTPAIHIHTELHRVRDDARVVIHNHPYYVCVLAALGRLPELVHQTGSLFLDDLCLVETYDGEIDSPTRAADLAARIGGANLTILANHGVIATGRNLAEAVYRAASIERVCKLAYDVMLTGKQPVAMRWSDMAGMQRSLIERAADVYWAGAARMTIKADPDVLT is encoded by the coding sequence ATGAACGCACCTGATGCACGCCGTGGCGGGCTGGAAGTCTGGGCGCCGTCAGTGGTTCCGCCGATCGGCGTCGAGCTGTCCCACGAGCAGGCGCTCGCCATCGCGTTCCGCCACCTCGCCGGCATCGGCTTCGCCGAGAACATGGCCGGACACATCACCTGGCAGCTCGACGGCCAGACGAACATGTTCGTCAATCCCTGGGGCCTGTGGTGGCAGGAGGTCAGCGCCTCCGACATCTGCGTGGTGGACGCCGACGCGCGCGTGGTCCGCGGCCGCTGGGACGTCACCCCGGCCATCCACATCCACACCGAACTGCACCGCGTCCGCGACGACGCCCGCGTGGTCATCCACAACCACCCGTACTACGTATGCGTGCTCGCCGCGCTGGGCAGGCTGCCGGAGCTGGTGCACCAGACTGGGTCGCTGTTCCTCGACGACCTGTGCCTGGTCGAGACCTACGACGGCGAGATCGACAGCCCCACTCGCGCCGCGGATCTCGCGGCCCGCATCGGCGGGGCCAACCTGACCATCTTGGCCAACCACGGCGTCATCGCGACCGGCCGCAACCTGGCCGAGGCCGTCTACCGCGCGGCCTCGATCGAACGGGTGTGCAAGCTGGCCTACGACGTCATGCTCACCGGCAAGCAGCCGGTGGCCATGCGGTGGTCGGACATGGCCGGCATGCAACGCTCGCTGATCGAACGGGCCGCCGACGTGTACTGGGCCGGGGCCGCGCGGATGACGATCAAGGCCGACCCCGACGTCCTGACTTGA
- a CDS encoding class I adenylate-forming enzyme family protein, translating into MSVGGLDIESSPAFSEQDPARFREAGWWCDTTLSDAVRRNAAQTPNRLAYVDHPEASLTWREFDDAATRLAQSLAGAGVTRGDRVAVWHRDSAAIHALFVAIERCGAVVVGVGARAGTREATAILRSAQPKALISDEPHREAAAGVADELGLPALLLDRTLRLDVGAKPTALTTDARLGPDDVFLINSTSGTTGLPKCVVHTQNRWHYFHQKAVANGLLAPDDVFLPVIPTPFGFGLWTSHTTPIYLGATAVLLDRFTTKATCEAIARHRVTVLCCVSTQLTMLMADPASRERDLSSLRVVYTGGEALPYRPAAEFEELTGAKILQFFGSNETGMLSATTVDDSRERRLRTGGRIIPEMSVRLFDGDRDVTDTGRGQPACRGPATSLGYLGGTDHDKLFTPDGWMRMGDICEIDADGYLRVTGRTSDFIVRGGKNISASQVEDAVTTHPAIAVAAAVAMPDPVFGEKVCLYAELTGSATIDLPQLVEHLLALGVSKELLPERLIVLDELPRSSGGKIAKGRLREDIGARMEAGHERT; encoded by the coding sequence ATGAGCGTCGGCGGGCTGGATATCGAGTCGTCGCCGGCATTCTCCGAACAGGACCCGGCCCGGTTTCGCGAGGCCGGCTGGTGGTGCGATACGACGCTGTCGGACGCCGTGCGCCGCAACGCCGCGCAAACCCCAAACCGCCTCGCCTATGTCGACCACCCCGAAGCGTCGCTGACATGGCGTGAATTCGACGACGCCGCAACACGTTTGGCGCAGTCCCTGGCCGGTGCCGGCGTCACGCGCGGGGACCGGGTCGCGGTATGGCACCGTGACTCCGCGGCCATCCACGCCCTGTTCGTCGCCATCGAACGCTGCGGGGCGGTGGTCGTCGGCGTCGGCGCACGGGCCGGCACCCGCGAGGCCACAGCGATACTGCGCAGCGCCCAGCCGAAGGCCCTGATCAGCGATGAGCCCCACCGCGAGGCCGCCGCGGGCGTCGCCGATGAACTCGGGCTGCCGGCGCTGCTGCTGGACCGGACCCTTCGCCTGGACGTCGGCGCAAAACCCACCGCGCTCACGACCGACGCCCGCCTCGGCCCCGACGACGTTTTCCTGATCAATTCCACCTCCGGGACCACGGGGCTGCCCAAGTGTGTCGTGCACACCCAGAACCGTTGGCATTACTTCCACCAGAAGGCCGTCGCCAATGGGCTGCTGGCGCCGGACGACGTCTTTTTGCCGGTGATACCCACGCCGTTCGGGTTCGGGCTCTGGACCAGCCACACCACACCGATCTACCTCGGCGCCACCGCGGTGCTCCTGGACCGGTTCACCACCAAAGCCACCTGCGAGGCCATCGCCCGGCACAGGGTCACCGTATTATGCTGCGTCAGCACACAATTGACCATGCTGATGGCGGACCCGGCCAGCCGCGAACGCGACCTGAGCTCGCTGCGCGTCGTCTACACCGGCGGCGAGGCGTTGCCGTATCGCCCGGCGGCCGAATTCGAGGAACTCACCGGCGCCAAGATCCTGCAGTTCTTCGGCTCGAACGAAACGGGGATGCTCAGCGCGACCACTGTCGACGACTCCCGCGAACGGCGGCTGCGCACCGGGGGCCGCATCATCCCCGAAATGTCGGTCCGCCTCTTCGACGGCGACCGCGACGTGACCGACACGGGTCGGGGCCAGCCCGCGTGCCGGGGCCCGGCGACCAGCCTCGGTTACCTCGGCGGCACCGACCACGACAAGCTGTTCACCCCCGACGGGTGGATGCGCATGGGCGACATCTGTGAAATCGACGCGGACGGCTATCTGCGGGTCACCGGGCGCACCTCCGACTTCATCGTCCGTGGCGGCAAGAACATCAGCGCAAGCCAGGTCGAAGACGCCGTGACCACCCACCCCGCCATCGCGGTGGCCGCCGCGGTCGCCATGCCCGATCCGGTGTTCGGCGAAAAGGTCTGCCTCTACGCCGAACTCACCGGCTCCGCCACCATCGACCTTCCCCAGCTCGTCGAACACCTGCTGGCGCTGGGAGTTTCCAAGGAACTGCTGCCCGAGCGCCTCATCGTTCTCGACGAATTGCCCCGCTCGTCGGGCGGAAAGATAGCCAAAGGCCGACTTCGCGAGGATATTGGAGCCAGGATGGAGGCTGGTCATGAACGCACCTGA